The following nucleotide sequence is from Tiliqua scincoides isolate rTilSci1 chromosome 15, rTilSci1.hap2, whole genome shotgun sequence.
TCCACCTCGCAGAGGCGGGCCCGCTGCCGAGGCGGCAGGTCGACTTGGCTGCCGCCCAGGAAGCGCACTGGCGGCGGAGAGTTGGCGGAGAAGGCCAGGTGGCGGCTCAGCCCTGGGGGCGGCTGGAAGGTGTGGGCTTTCAGGCGCGGCCGCCCGGAGGCTTTGCTGGAGATCTCCAAGACAGATGTCCATTTTGGCTTGACCGCTTTGCCTTTCCCGGCGTGGGGGTCACCGTGGCACACCATCCCCGCCGCCACGTGGATGTTGATCTCCGAGCTGGCACGGGCCCGGCTCCCTGTGCGGACCGATGGCTTTCGGCGCAGACTGAGCCGGCGCAAAAGCTCACGGGGGTTCAGCCAGCTCCTCTCCGCCGACTTCTCCGGCTTCTCCGCTGCCTTCACCAAGTCCCGGGATGCGTGTTTCCCCTTGTACAGCCTGTCGAAGTCCACGGCGACCCGGGGCGTCTCCTTTCTTACAGGAGTCTCAGGCTGGACCATGCGATGACCGGCTCCGTCACCCCAATCAAGAACCCCTCTTTCCAAGCTGTTGGGTTGCTTCTTTGGGGAGGGAACGAACGATGGTTCCTGATAGGGTGGGAGAGGATCGGGGAGGGACATCACCAACGGCTCACACGCCTTTGAAAGATTGGTCCTGCTGGACTGGATGGAGCTGATTTCTAGAAAGGGAGTGAAATCTCCTTGACCATCCAAAACCTGAGAATCTCGTGTCCCTTCGGAACCTTCCGGAGAGCGCAGGTGGGAGCAAGTGGAAATTCGCCGCCGAATCTTCCAGCCAGGTGCCGGCGCGAGGAGTTGGCTGGCGCCCAGCGCAGAACTGCAGACGGACAGCATAGACAAGCTCTTCTGGTTGCCCGGAAGGTATCCGGCCTCAGTCCTGTTCGCCACGGAACGGCACTTGTACCGCAGCACCAAAGTGGCAATGTACCGATCTAGCCGGATTTTCTGCTGGTCCTTGGAACACGCAGGGGCTGTTTCTGGGGAGTCGGCTCCGGCCAGTTCCGGGGTCCCCTCATCGAGGTCCTCCTGAGATGAGCTCTGGGACAGGCTGCTGGTGAAGAGAGGGCTCTGGAGAGCCACGGCGTGCAAAGGGCTGGGGTAGTGGTAGATTTCGTTTGTGTTTCGGGAAACCAGGTCTGACTTATACTGGAGCAGCTGCAGGCTTGGATTCTTGGAGAGGGGCAGAGCTAACTCTCCTAAGAGGAACTCCAGGTCACCTGcggagaaaacatggaaaaggAGGTTACAGGGGGGGGGGCCAAAAATATACACCTATGGAGTGCCAAGCACCACCACCTGGTGACACACCTGCCCCTATCACTTCTCCACCTCCCACGCCCCGAACCCCCAAAGAAAGAGGGTTATAGAGAAGGCATGAGGGAATGATGccaattccattgaattcagttgaGCAGACACGCACAGGCTTGGACCGAAGCACAGGcccctcttcccagccttgctGAAAATTCAACAGGCATTGCATACACACACCCAAGCATTGTCCTGCatccataaggactagaaacttatttGTTAAAACTGAAAGAGGAGAGTCTCCAGTATCAGCTAGGCACCTTAAACAacattctttaatttttttctcctgcagaATCATGGTGTAACCCCCCACATActcccccagagagagagagagagagagagagagagagactcacacACCCTTATGCTCCTGCTTAAGAAATCAtgccctttcattcattcattcattgttctgctcccctcccagcaAGGACAGAGCAGAGATTCAATCACCCAAGGATCTCTGCAGCCGATGCCCCTTTCATGGGAAAGCCGTCTCACCTGTCGACACAGGCCTCCGGGTGTCGGCGCCATGGGAGCTGGCCAAGGCAAGCCGCTGC
It contains:
- the LOC136635196 gene encoding dapper homolog 2-like, with the translated sequence MPGALSKALGGLGEPQPGGAMARRAGPPSLWSGNERLRVGERLQASLAGILELDLLRETQRSSVERALGRSQGGGSLQQDDQSSLAGNKLPPSTKLDRSKSEDLLGGPPKSCVSYCSSDDIETDSRARAGDGPDKTCLGLRMANEQLCFPKKAGGGDPQEILEADSRPSSGFYETSEMGSLSDSCASIHSDGPGGSRGSAGSLSQLPGLRESSCVRPRSTDEAAVRLLDLQLQRLALASSHGADTRRPVSTGDLEFLLGELALPLSKNPSLQLLQYKSDLVSRNTNEIYHYPSPLHAVALQSPLFTSSLSQSSSQEDLDEGTPELAGADSPETAPACSKDQQKIRLDRYIATLVLRYKCRSVANRTEAGYLPGNQKSLSMLSVCSSALGASQLLAPAPGWKIRRRISTCSHLRSPEGSEGTRDSQVLDGQGDFTPFLEISSIQSSRTNLSKACEPLVMSLPDPLPPYQEPSFVPSPKKQPNSLERGVLDWGDGAGHRMVQPETPVRKETPRVAVDFDRLYKGKHASRDLVKAAEKPEKSAERSWLNPRELLRRLSLRRKPSVRTGSRARASSEINIHVAAGMVCHGDPHAGKGKAVKPKWTSVLEISSKASGRPRLKAHTFQPPPGLSRHLAFSANSPPPVRFLGGSQVDLPPRQRARLCEVDSTSAVSLNGDWILHHLGDRWPRSSATLDSADLAVGSFKLRRSRSFKELKRMMSRSIKSSRAAK